From Pseudorca crassidens isolate mPseCra1 chromosome 15, mPseCra1.hap1, whole genome shotgun sequence, one genomic window encodes:
- the MYL9 gene encoding myosin regulatory light polypeptide 9, whose amino-acid sequence MSSKRAKAKTTKKRPQRATSNVFAMFDQSQIQEFKEAFNMIDQNRDGFIDKEDLHDMLASLGKNPTDEYLEGMMSEAPGPINFTMFLTMFGEKLNGTDPEDVIRNAFACFDEEASGFIHEDHLRELLTTMGDRFTDEEVDEMYREAPIDKKGNFNYVEFTRILKHGAKDKDD is encoded by the exons ATGTCCAGTAAACGGGCCAAGGCCAAGACCACCAAGAAGCGGCCACAGCGGGCCACATCCAACGTCTTCGCGATGTTTGACCAGTCCCAGATCCAGGAGTTTAAGGAGGCCTTCAACATGATTGACCAGAACCGAGATGGCTTCATTGACAAGGAGGACTTGCATGACATGCTGGCCTCGCTGG GGAAGAACCCCACGGACGAGTACCTGGAGGGCATGATGAGCGAGGCCCCGGGGCCCATCAACTTCACGATGTTCCTCACTATGTTTGGGGAGAAGCTGAACGGCACGGACCCCGAGGACGTGATCCGCAACGCCTTCGCCTGCTTCGATGAGGAGGCCTCAG gttTCATCCACGAGGACCACCTCCGGGAGCTGCTCACCACCATGGGCGACCGCTTCACAGACGAGGAAGTGGATGAGATGTACCGCGAGGCGCCCATTGATAAGAAAGGCAACTTCAACTACGTGGAGTTCACCCGCATCCTCAAACATGGCGCCAAGGACAAAGACGACTAG